A region from the Lentisphaera profundi genome encodes:
- a CDS encoding PQQ-binding-like beta-propeller repeat protein has protein sequence MKKLILPLASAMFFSCASSDPVQQWPSAGGPNSSYEVTDTKHDAPKNFSVSDGTNIKWTMDLPEAGQSGIAIHGNKAFLTIIEPVTKENYVKTGSNIRGLCIDLSSRKILWQCKLTGKVKANYLYGFSDSTTPTPVTDGKNVWFFNASGQIACYTTKGEKVWERNWDPIEKLDGVKFPFNKQYEPIISGNLIINVEPYYEKDGERTYGWNYLFAFNKLTGEKVWVSEGALTHYNTPFLSKTAEGKDAILIGRGGHHRVPEAPRGYSMIDAQTGKSIWEYEADAGMCLYQSSWNDKYAIWMTYDGIIHLLDSKTGKLIKKISITENVDAEIYDKKQRKLIQHKDFNITKSVGITIFPAWFSTMLIDDKLYFMCFGPERYGPVKKAGPINAFARVDLKTNKVEYVQFPTSLVDNKKTWLENIPASTINNRDLDIAGDKRSKRDGWSWVFNGNPICVNNKIYYTLQNGRVYVIDAKAEKFDQTALLSISDLGEAGQTWSLNTPSFANGKLYHRTLKQLICIEEDKK, from the coding sequence ATGAAAAAACTCATCCTCCCCTTAGCCTCCGCTATGTTCTTCTCTTGTGCATCTAGTGATCCTGTACAACAATGGCCCTCGGCAGGCGGCCCCAATAGCTCCTATGAAGTCACTGACACTAAACATGACGCTCCTAAAAACTTCAGTGTCAGCGATGGTACTAATATTAAATGGACCATGGACTTACCTGAGGCTGGACAAAGCGGCATTGCCATTCATGGCAATAAAGCCTTTCTCACCATCATTGAACCCGTCACCAAAGAAAACTACGTCAAGACAGGTTCTAATATACGTGGCTTATGCATTGATCTCTCGAGTCGAAAAATTCTCTGGCAATGCAAATTAACGGGTAAAGTTAAAGCCAACTACCTCTACGGCTTTAGCGATAGCACGACGCCAACTCCTGTGACTGATGGAAAAAACGTCTGGTTCTTTAATGCTTCTGGCCAAATAGCTTGCTACACAACTAAGGGCGAAAAAGTGTGGGAACGCAATTGGGATCCAATCGAAAAACTTGATGGCGTTAAATTTCCTTTCAACAAGCAATACGAACCCATCATCTCTGGCAACCTAATCATTAACGTCGAACCTTACTACGAAAAAGATGGCGAACGTACTTATGGTTGGAATTACCTCTTTGCCTTTAATAAATTAACCGGCGAAAAAGTTTGGGTCTCCGAGGGTGCACTCACTCATTATAATACTCCTTTCTTGTCAAAAACTGCTGAAGGCAAAGATGCTATCCTCATTGGTCGCGGCGGCCACCACAGAGTTCCAGAGGCGCCAAGAGGTTATAGCATGATTGATGCTCAAACGGGTAAATCCATTTGGGAATACGAAGCTGATGCAGGAATGTGTCTCTATCAATCCTCTTGGAACGATAAATACGCTATCTGGATGACTTATGATGGCATTATTCACCTATTAGATTCTAAGACGGGTAAACTCATCAAGAAAATTTCTATCACAGAAAACGTTGATGCTGAAATCTATGACAAAAAACAAAGAAAACTTATTCAACACAAAGATTTCAACATCACAAAATCGGTGGGCATCACCATTTTTCCCGCATGGTTCAGCACCATGCTTATTGACGATAAACTCTATTTCATGTGCTTTGGCCCCGAACGTTATGGCCCCGTCAAAAAGGCCGGCCCCATCAATGCCTTCGCACGTGTCGACCTAAAAACTAATAAAGTCGAATACGTTCAGTTCCCCACTAGCTTAGTCGACAATAAAAAAACTTGGTTAGAAAACATTCCTGCAAGCACCATTAACAATCGCGATCTCGACATTGCCGGCGATAAACGTTCAAAACGCGATGGTTGGAGCTGGGTTTTCAATGGCAATCCCATTTGTGTTAATAACAAAATTTATTACACTTTACAAAATGGACGCGTCTACGTTATCGATGCTAAAGCAGAGAAATTTGACCAAACGGCCCTCCTAAGCATTAGTGACCTAGGTGAAGCAGGTCAAACTTGGTCACTCAATACCCCATCCTTTGCCAATGGTAAGCTTTATCATCGTACCCTGAAGCAACTCATTTGTATCGAAGAAGACAAAAAATAA
- a CDS encoding DUF1552 domain-containing protein, which produces MSKKSWHLDRRTFLRGTGVACALPYLEAMSATKPKGEDPKRMCFLYFPNGACEPGKIKEETKKYRFFPDQEGRDYKNNHSLEPLNDFRDDMTILGGLSHPRSRQLLGHIAGDTWLTGGDVRNTYKNNISIDQVAAGHIGKDSRYPSFALSADGGVGYKSRVTSLSFNSIGNAIPTEHRHREIFERYFNPTGGGSTEARRKELQRGRKIVDLVYGNSKELQRKLGKGDQDKMDQYLTSLNSVEKQIIKNEEWLDIPLKNADFSKLNFDLDPTKNAETYIRSMYDLIVLAYEMDLTRVVTYQIAREDGMGFGENFPKLALNAKKGIHGISHSNDAMLWSSWDNWLSQQYAYFLGRMKEVKDEHGSILDNTQVLYGSSQAHTHNARNLPLVLAGGKNMGIKHGSYQRFEEKTPMTNLFVSMLNAAGIKRSKFSDSTGKLPGEIFS; this is translated from the coding sequence ATGAGCAAAAAATCCTGGCATTTAGATCGACGTACTTTCCTCCGCGGCACAGGCGTAGCCTGCGCACTTCCTTATTTGGAAGCCATGAGTGCTACCAAACCTAAAGGCGAAGATCCCAAGCGCATGTGCTTCCTCTACTTCCCCAATGGCGCCTGTGAACCTGGTAAAATTAAAGAAGAAACTAAAAAATACCGTTTCTTCCCTGATCAAGAAGGCCGTGATTACAAAAATAATCACTCGCTTGAGCCTCTCAATGACTTCAGAGATGACATGACGATCCTCGGTGGGCTCTCGCACCCACGTTCACGTCAATTACTGGGTCATATTGCGGGCGATACTTGGTTAACGGGTGGCGATGTTCGCAACACTTACAAGAATAATATTTCTATTGACCAAGTAGCTGCCGGCCACATTGGCAAAGATTCCCGCTACCCCTCATTTGCACTCTCCGCAGATGGTGGCGTAGGTTATAAATCACGTGTCACTTCACTCTCTTTTAACTCCATTGGTAACGCCATTCCTACTGAGCATCGTCATAGAGAGATTTTTGAGCGTTACTTTAATCCCACTGGTGGTGGTTCTACGGAAGCACGACGCAAGGAACTTCAACGCGGTCGTAAAATTGTTGACCTCGTTTATGGCAATAGTAAAGAACTTCAGCGGAAGCTTGGTAAAGGTGATCAAGACAAAATGGATCAATACCTCACTTCTCTTAATTCCGTTGAAAAACAAATTATTAAAAACGAAGAGTGGCTAGATATCCCACTCAAAAATGCTGATTTTAGTAAATTGAACTTCGATTTAGATCCAACAAAAAATGCTGAAACATACATACGTTCAATGTATGACCTCATTGTACTTGCTTATGAAATGGATCTAACACGTGTTGTCACTTATCAAATTGCTCGTGAAGATGGCATGGGCTTTGGCGAGAATTTCCCTAAACTTGCCTTAAATGCCAAGAAAGGTATTCATGGTATCTCTCATTCCAATGACGCCATGCTTTGGTCAAGCTGGGATAACTGGCTCTCTCAACAATACGCTTACTTCTTAGGTCGTATGAAAGAAGTCAAGGATGAGCATGGTTCAATCTTGGATAACACTCAAGTACTCTATGGTAGTTCACAAGCACACACACATAATGCTCGTAACCTGCCTCTCGTACTTGCTGGTGGTAAAAACATGGGAATCAAACATGGGTCTTACCAAAGATTTGAAGAAAAAACTCCTATGACTAACCTCTTTGTAAGCATGCTTAATGCTGCGGGCATCAAGCGCAGTAAATTCTCTGATAGCACGGGTAAGCTCCCAGGAGAAATTTTTAGCTAA
- a CDS encoding DUF1592 domain-containing protein, which yields MKKHLYALFTLLLASPALPAAEASHDFKGEIKPLLEKFCIRCHGVKKQKGEVRLDILDPDIINGKDGEKWHAALDVINTADMPPDDVKQPSDAERRKIVDWMTGNLKLAKEKKRGEAKTVVRRLTKDQYNNSLQKLLGLSIDFSNTLPPEAKSHMGFTNAGESMTISPLHIEYYQKIARNALDKAIGPKEKPAVSKYRLDFAQNASKKVYAKIGGYQSINLDGKNYKISILDENDKVLTDNEIAPNGLKVEEIKKNIMVGFRGSDDRSRWGMVEDGMVMHGSVPHVEKAPKSWQGANPNLKMLIRKDFPSEGDFVFRVTASNSLPIPVSEFFLNKTNQKSKAHPTAGDGTQTFKAKDFRMIKNFKLDGNKLVADDRGSVSTANVQVNIPKDGYYHFNITRKPISEKEKKSNFAFNLNNYYILQHFHHKNEKNEGNVADVISIKGSENKKVNSLLIQIPGKKRTINLMELEIYGPKNKKIENALITMSSTYDDSMGPKTLMDGNKKNLTHTLLNKDNPWIKIEFNKPQIIESLKVYNRIGYEKRFYGAEFSYYQGQRLVLKRALDDNKHKPTLINSTVAFGKLKSGTYTLNLKANDFVEFHELSIIPASDKTGDIRAKENTYNKYLASKEKYKNISGSLQAFLGTRADDGMDHKLYDGSKAFNSPIGKSQTQVFKGRLENLPVPVINPNTKNPLANIMILGIYNDHLVKDKDLSGPPVKIERLEFEAPYIPQWPMLSYKNIFFDSKNKANKDLYTKEVISKFINRAFRKKVDAHTINIYYNFWKSIKAEFPRYEDGVKEALVAVLCSPEFLFMAEPKQESKGTPRVNEFQLANRLSYFLWNQPPDKRLLDLAYSFRLSTNLDKEIDRMVQDPKSDQFIETFSREWLRMDRLESISTDFKKYQNYNRFVKADMAKETRTFLTHVLKNNMSIENFIDSDFAMLNQNLAEFYGIKGVQGTNFRPVKLKPEYNRGGLITQASFLTGHSDGNQAHPIKRGVWLMEKLLDDEPPPPPPNVPALDADEPSFKGLTIKQQLELHREKSSCIDCHLKIDPWGVVFENYDAVGKFNAKADSKTELLDGTKLNGINELKKYIKENKQENVTRAVTKHLLAYSLGRDLSYMDNEDIDQIVHKTMEQKYGFKDLVKNIISHDIFTRR from the coding sequence ATGAAAAAACATCTTTACGCTCTCTTCACCTTACTCTTGGCGAGCCCTGCTCTACCCGCCGCAGAAGCCTCGCATGATTTCAAAGGTGAAATCAAACCCCTTCTAGAAAAGTTTTGTATTCGCTGTCATGGCGTAAAAAAACAGAAAGGTGAAGTTCGCTTAGATATACTAGATCCCGATATCATCAACGGTAAAGACGGCGAAAAATGGCATGCCGCTCTCGACGTTATTAACACCGCGGACATGCCCCCTGATGACGTTAAACAACCTTCTGATGCAGAACGCAGAAAAATTGTTGATTGGATGACTGGCAACCTCAAACTCGCCAAAGAAAAGAAGCGCGGCGAGGCAAAGACGGTAGTTCGCCGCCTTACCAAAGATCAATATAATAACTCACTCCAAAAACTTCTTGGTCTCTCGATTGACTTCAGCAACACTCTTCCTCCCGAAGCTAAATCCCACATGGGCTTCACTAACGCGGGTGAGAGCATGACGATTTCTCCACTGCATATTGAGTATTATCAAAAAATTGCGCGCAATGCTTTAGATAAAGCTATTGGGCCAAAAGAAAAACCTGCGGTGAGTAAATACCGTTTGGATTTCGCTCAAAACGCCAGTAAAAAAGTGTATGCCAAAATCGGTGGCTACCAATCGATTAACCTCGACGGTAAAAACTACAAAATCTCGATACTCGATGAAAACGACAAAGTTTTAACCGATAATGAAATTGCTCCTAATGGCTTAAAAGTAGAAGAGATCAAAAAAAATATCATGGTCGGCTTCCGTGGCTCAGATGATCGTAGTCGTTGGGGTATGGTCGAGGATGGCATGGTCATGCATGGGTCTGTTCCACATGTTGAAAAAGCACCTAAGTCATGGCAGGGAGCTAACCCCAACCTGAAAATGCTCATCCGCAAAGACTTCCCCTCTGAAGGTGATTTTGTCTTCCGTGTGACGGCTAGCAATTCTCTACCTATTCCAGTCAGCGAATTCTTCCTCAATAAAACTAATCAAAAATCCAAAGCCCATCCAACGGCAGGCGATGGCACACAAACATTCAAAGCAAAAGACTTTAGAATGATTAAAAACTTTAAACTCGACGGCAACAAGTTAGTTGCTGACGACCGCGGATCCGTCTCTACTGCTAACGTACAAGTTAATATCCCTAAAGACGGCTACTACCATTTTAATATTACTCGAAAGCCCATCAGTGAAAAAGAGAAAAAAAGCAACTTCGCTTTTAATCTTAACAATTACTATATCCTCCAACACTTTCATCATAAAAATGAGAAAAATGAGGGAAATGTTGCCGATGTGATCTCAATCAAGGGCTCAGAGAATAAAAAGGTGAATTCACTATTGATTCAAATTCCAGGTAAAAAGCGTACCATCAACTTAATGGAATTAGAAATCTATGGTCCTAAAAACAAAAAAATTGAAAATGCTCTAATCACTATGAGTTCTACGTACGACGATAGTATGGGACCTAAAACCCTGATGGATGGCAATAAGAAAAATTTGACTCATACACTACTAAACAAAGATAATCCTTGGATTAAAATAGAATTCAATAAGCCCCAAATAATAGAGTCTTTAAAGGTATATAACCGCATAGGCTACGAAAAACGTTTTTATGGTGCCGAATTCTCATATTATCAAGGTCAACGCCTTGTCCTTAAACGAGCATTAGATGATAACAAACATAAACCTACACTCATCAATTCAACTGTAGCTTTTGGTAAACTAAAATCTGGCACCTACACCCTTAACCTCAAAGCCAATGATTTTGTAGAATTTCATGAATTAAGTATTATCCCCGCAAGTGATAAAACAGGCGATATTCGAGCAAAAGAAAACACTTATAATAAATACCTTGCTAGCAAAGAAAAATACAAAAACATCTCCGGTTCTTTACAAGCTTTCTTAGGAACACGTGCAGATGACGGTATGGATCACAAGCTATATGATGGATCAAAAGCCTTTAATTCACCTATTGGTAAATCACAAACACAAGTATTTAAAGGGCGCTTAGAGAACCTGCCTGTTCCAGTTATTAACCCCAATACAAAAAACCCGCTAGCCAACATTATGATTTTGGGTATATATAATGATCACTTGGTCAAAGATAAAGACCTCTCAGGCCCACCTGTGAAAATTGAACGCTTAGAATTTGAAGCCCCTTACATACCCCAGTGGCCCATGCTCTCCTATAAAAACATTTTCTTTGACTCAAAAAATAAAGCCAACAAAGATCTTTATACTAAGGAAGTCATAAGTAAATTCATTAATCGCGCCTTCCGCAAAAAAGTGGATGCGCATACAATTAATATTTACTATAACTTCTGGAAATCAATCAAAGCTGAATTCCCACGTTACGAAGATGGTGTGAAAGAAGCTTTGGTCGCCGTACTCTGCTCACCTGAATTCCTTTTTATGGCTGAACCCAAGCAGGAATCAAAAGGGACACCAAGAGTTAATGAATTCCAACTCGCCAATCGTTTATCTTATTTCCTTTGGAATCAACCACCAGATAAACGCCTTCTTGATCTCGCTTATTCCTTTCGCTTATCCACTAATTTGGACAAAGAAATCGACCGCATGGTTCAAGATCCAAAGAGCGATCAATTCATCGAAACTTTCTCTCGTGAATGGTTGCGCATGGATCGCCTCGAAAGCATCAGTACCGATTTCAAGAAGTACCAAAATTATAATCGTTTTGTAAAAGCGGACATGGCAAAAGAAACCCGTACTTTCTTAACTCACGTCCTTAAAAACAACATGAGTATTGAAAATTTCATCGACTCGGACTTCGCTATGCTCAACCAAAACTTAGCTGAATTCTATGGTATCAAAGGCGTGCAAGGAACGAATTTCCGTCCTGTTAAACTGAAGCCAGAGTACAATCGCGGCGGCCTTATTACCCAAGCAAGCTTCTTGACCGGTCACTCAGACGGCAACCAAGCCCACCCGATCAAACGTGGTGTCTGGCTAATGGAAAAACTTCTGGATGATGAGCCCCCACCCCCACCGCCAAATGTACCTGCACTCGATGCCGATGAACCCAGCTTCAAAGGTTTAACTATTAAACAACAACTCGAATTGCACCGCGAAAAATCTTCATGTATTGACTGTCACTTGAAAATTGACCCTTGGGGCGTTGTCTTCGAAAACTACGATGCCGTTGGTAAATTCAATGCCAAAGCTGACTCAAAAACAGAACTCCTTGACGGAACAAAACTCAATGGCATCAATGAACTCAAAAAATACATCAAAGAAAACAAGCAAGAAAATGTGACTCGCGCCGTTACAAAACACCTCTTAGCCTACTCGCTAGGGCGCGACCTATCCTACATGGACAATGAAGATATTGACCAAATCGTTCACAAGACAATGGAGCAAAAATATGGCTTTAAAGACCTTGTTAAAAACATTATTTCTCACGATATTTTTACTAGAAGATAA
- a CDS encoding serine/threonine-protein kinase: MSEQDISARSKKLLDLFEDNDEIVEGEELPPLYQELLENNQRYCKESFVAEGGMKRISKVYDQLTKRNVAMARLIKRASQELYDPFIREAHLTALLTHPNIIPVYDVGIGPMGAPFFTMELKEGDSLKKIINKLKDEHPGYTQKYSQEVLLNIFLKICDAIAYAHSHKVVHLDLKPDNIQVGNFGEVLVCDWGLGKVIGSKDFDSFDGLMFNPDFLNNITHQGEIKGTPGFMAPEQIHREDDITEAADIYALGCLLYTILFFESPFDDGSDKQIIQNNLEGKFDFPNQGISDGLKSIIYKAMKFNSYERYQSVDLIRKDIQKYLLGFSPSADKPSFLRQAKLLYRRNKAQCHIVLSFIIIIAVLTTVYFLNIEERRKEAEIARELAEKKQLQLQTEKERTDQALALLEKEREWRNHVIHDHSNRLESDVLSYLFHSSLDKDPTEHMERTFLYLDRLIEADPNNKKLYSKRARAHFMIQNFSQSKRDFDIAQATDTKNTEIQKLSEKYSNLIPEGQKIPENLIPDFTKDLTALRDHYVKYKVLNCYLITKPSLNDKLSFIQNLIQASNPNWDHENFKYHSEVKALEISGKNLKNIGYTFGNPRTRMKVTQTYFNFLPINYLKIMGMKKFPQHFESIGVSDLDLSLSPISITQEVLNMKQLKNLILSEKQFKEIQKLKIPSNLHVSINNF, translated from the coding sequence ATGAGTGAGCAAGACATTTCAGCACGTTCTAAAAAACTCCTCGACCTCTTTGAGGATAATGATGAAATCGTAGAAGGCGAAGAACTGCCCCCACTCTATCAAGAACTTTTAGAAAATAATCAGCGTTATTGTAAAGAATCTTTTGTTGCCGAAGGCGGCATGAAACGCATTTCGAAAGTCTATGACCAACTTACCAAAAGAAATGTCGCCATGGCACGGCTCATAAAAAGAGCCTCTCAAGAACTTTATGACCCCTTCATTCGTGAGGCTCACCTTACTGCTTTGCTTACTCACCCCAATATAATACCCGTCTACGATGTGGGAATTGGCCCCATGGGCGCACCTTTTTTTACCATGGAGTTGAAAGAAGGCGACTCATTAAAAAAAATAATTAATAAACTTAAAGACGAGCATCCTGGCTACACACAAAAATATTCCCAAGAAGTCTTACTCAACATCTTTTTAAAAATTTGTGATGCCATCGCTTATGCCCATTCACATAAAGTTGTTCATCTCGATTTAAAACCGGACAACATTCAGGTCGGAAATTTCGGCGAAGTACTCGTCTGCGATTGGGGCCTGGGAAAAGTCATTGGTTCTAAGGACTTTGATAGCTTCGATGGCCTCATGTTTAACCCAGACTTCCTCAACAACATAACTCACCAAGGGGAAATCAAAGGCACTCCTGGCTTTATGGCTCCGGAACAAATCCATAGGGAAGATGACATAACTGAAGCAGCTGACATCTATGCCTTAGGTTGCCTGCTTTACACTATTCTTTTTTTTGAATCCCCATTTGATGATGGCTCAGATAAACAAATCATACAGAATAACCTTGAAGGGAAGTTTGATTTTCCAAACCAAGGCATCTCAGATGGTTTAAAATCCATTATATATAAGGCCATGAAGTTCAATAGCTACGAACGCTATCAAAGTGTGGATTTAATTCGAAAAGATATTCAAAAATATTTATTGGGCTTCTCACCTTCCGCAGACAAGCCCTCTTTTTTACGTCAAGCCAAACTCCTTTACCGCCGTAATAAAGCCCAATGCCACATCGTCTTATCATTTATTATCATCATTGCTGTTTTGACAACAGTCTACTTCTTAAATATTGAAGAACGCCGTAAAGAAGCAGAAATAGCAAGAGAACTAGCAGAGAAAAAACAATTACAGCTTCAAACTGAAAAAGAACGCACGGATCAAGCTTTGGCTCTTTTAGAAAAAGAACGCGAATGGCGCAATCACGTTATCCACGACCACTCAAACCGCTTAGAGAGTGATGTATTAAGCTACCTCTTCCACTCTTCACTCGACAAAGACCCCACGGAACACATGGAAAGAACTTTCCTTTATTTAGATAGACTTATTGAAGCGGACCCCAACAATAAAAAACTTTATTCTAAGCGGGCGCGGGCTCACTTCATGATACAAAACTTCAGTCAATCCAAGCGTGATTTTGATATAGCCCAAGCAACAGATACAAAAAATACCGAAATACAAAAACTCAGTGAAAAATACTCGAATCTCATTCCAGAGGGTCAAAAAATACCCGAGAACTTAATTCCTGATTTTACCAAAGATCTTACCGCACTCAGAGACCATTATGTTAAATATAAAGTTCTCAATTGTTATCTCATAACCAAGCCTAGCCTCAATGACAAATTAAGTTTTATCCAAAATCTCATTCAGGCTTCAAACCCAAACTGGGACCATGAAAACTTCAAATACCACTCAGAAGTCAAAGCTTTAGAGATAAGTGGTAAAAACTTAAAGAACATTGGCTACACATTCGGAAACCCCAGAACTAGGATGAAAGTAACTCAAACTTACTTTAATTTCCTCCCCATTAATTATTTGAAAATCATGGGCATGAAAAAATTCCCTCAGCACTTTGAATCCATTGGTGTATCCGATCTCGACCTAAGCCTTTCACCCATAAGTATCACTCAAGAAGTTCTGAACATGAAGCAGCTCAAAAACCTCATCCTTTCAGAAAAGCAATTTAAAGAAATACAAAAATTAAAAATCCCTTCTAACCTTCACGTCTCCATAAACAATTTTTGA
- a CDS encoding RNA polymerase sigma factor, whose amino-acid sequence MTDQWITRKTLLLRAVDPDDESAWKEFIDYYGRFIYFIILKMGVNKSSSDDVAQQIVLKLWKKINTYDSSKGSFRPWLSTVIRNSVNEHYRKENRRQEHAFFEGEENQICDKNDLDLMIQSEWENYLTDEAIKRVKEVFSGKAVEAFLMSLDGLSNTQIAEKLDIAIPSVKVLKARVKSCFISEMRKLTRSMERS is encoded by the coding sequence ATGACTGATCAATGGATTACCAGAAAGACTCTTCTCTTACGAGCGGTCGACCCCGATGATGAATCGGCCTGGAAAGAATTTATCGATTACTATGGCCGCTTCATTTATTTCATCATTTTAAAAATGGGCGTGAACAAGTCGAGTTCAGATGATGTCGCACAACAGATAGTCCTTAAACTCTGGAAAAAGATCAATACCTACGACAGCTCAAAAGGTAGTTTTCGCCCTTGGCTCAGCACGGTCATACGCAACTCTGTTAACGAGCATTACCGTAAAGAAAATAGACGTCAAGAACACGCCTTCTTCGAAGGAGAAGAAAATCAAATTTGCGACAAAAACGATCTAGACCTCATGATTCAAAGCGAGTGGGAAAACTACCTCACCGACGAAGCCATCAAACGAGTTAAAGAAGTCTTCTCTGGCAAAGCAGTCGAAGCCTTTTTAATGAGCTTAGACGGACTTTCAAACACTCAAATCGCCGAAAAACTCGACATCGCTATTCCTTCCGTAAAAGTGCTCAAAGCTAGAGTTAAGTCATGCTTTATTAGCGAAATGCGCAAACTCACTAGAAGCATGGAACGATCATGA
- a CDS encoding DUF2314 domain-containing protein has product MTNKFKSVFTPPLSRVFINAENKKGGPLSLNEVLSIKNSAVVVIIKKGLEQNIPGDQDEHDIDPENCWHDWQLLRRSLGYKPDLDPDFNNSFNLSYEDLHMQATIHTAQKSLYELRQLIATEEHAKAVLKYTLSDHESKTHTWLSLQNVSETGFNAQVINLPPGFSDHEIGETIYLRDSEVLDWMVNVDGYIYGAYSLKELRQSMNKEEKNDFDKQLGVLQYME; this is encoded by the coding sequence ATGACTAATAAATTTAAATCCGTATTCACCCCCCCTCTTTCACGAGTTTTCATTAATGCCGAAAATAAAAAGGGTGGACCACTCAGCCTCAATGAGGTACTCTCCATCAAAAATAGTGCTGTCGTGGTTATTATTAAAAAAGGTCTAGAACAAAATATCCCTGGTGATCAAGATGAGCACGATATTGACCCTGAAAACTGCTGGCATGACTGGCAGCTTCTTCGACGTTCGCTAGGCTATAAACCAGATTTAGATCCCGATTTCAATAATTCATTTAATTTGAGTTACGAAGATCTGCATATGCAGGCCACCATTCACACCGCACAAAAAAGTCTTTATGAACTGCGTCAACTGATAGCAACTGAAGAGCATGCAAAAGCCGTCTTAAAGTACACACTCAGTGATCATGAATCAAAAACTCATACATGGCTCTCGCTGCAAAATGTTTCAGAAACAGGCTTCAATGCTCAAGTCATCAATCTACCCCCTGGTTTTAGCGATCACGAAATTGGCGAAACTATTTACCTCCGTGACTCAGAAGTTCTCGACTGGATGGTTAATGTTGATGGATATATTTATGGTGCCTATTCATTAAAAGAACTTAGACAAAGCATGAATAAAGAAGAGAAAAATGATTTCGATAAACAGTTAGGTGTCCTGCAATACATGGAATAA
- the map gene encoding type I methionyl aminopeptidase, with protein sequence MSRKPKKMTLDEIKKMEAVCRLAAEALQMAGKMVKPGVTSQEINDAVHEFTLSKGCLSAPLNYHGFPKSICTSINDVVCHGVPKEGEVLNNGDIINVDVTLIKEGFFGDTSRTFFVGDVSDEAKRITQAAQESMYAGIDQVKAKARTHDIGAASEKVAKSYGYFPVRDIGGHGIGKAFHLDPFVPAMGPKGTGPRIMENTCLTVEPMINATSHRYETFQIPNSNITYFRTLDGSLSAQFEHTILVTSDGRHVLTEW encoded by the coding sequence TTGAGTAGAAAACCCAAGAAAATGACATTGGACGAAATCAAAAAGATGGAAGCTGTATGTCGTTTGGCTGCGGAAGCGTTACAAATGGCGGGTAAGATGGTCAAGCCAGGTGTGACTAGTCAGGAAATTAATGACGCAGTTCATGAATTCACTTTATCAAAAGGCTGCCTAAGTGCGCCCTTAAATTACCATGGCTTTCCCAAGTCAATTTGTACGAGCATTAATGATGTAGTTTGTCACGGTGTTCCTAAAGAGGGAGAGGTGCTTAATAATGGCGATATCATTAATGTTGATGTTACTTTGATAAAAGAAGGATTTTTTGGAGATACCTCAAGAACTTTTTTTGTGGGAGACGTTAGTGATGAAGCTAAGCGTATCACACAAGCAGCGCAAGAATCTATGTATGCAGGTATTGATCAGGTGAAAGCCAAAGCAAGAACCCACGATATTGGTGCGGCATCTGAAAAAGTTGCTAAATCCTATGGTTACTTTCCGGTAAGAGATATTGGTGGACATGGTATTGGCAAAGCTTTTCATCTAGATCCGTTTGTCCCTGCAATGGGCCCAAAAGGCACAGGTCCACGGATTATGGAAAATACTTGTCTTACAGTAGAGCCCATGATAAATGCAACTAGCCACCGTTATGAAACTTTCCAAATTCCTAATTCGAATATCACCTATTTTAGGACTTTAGATGGAAGCCTTTCAGCTCAATTTGAACACACAATTTTAGTCACCTCAGATGGACGCCACGTCCTCACCGAGTGGTAA